The following coding sequences are from one Prochlorococcus marinus CUG1438 window:
- a CDS encoding ABC transporter permease: MELQKYNLFFLYQETFALTKRLFIQLKRRPSTLLAGILQPIIWLFLFGALFSKAPEGFLPGVDSYGNFLGAGLIVFTAFSGALNSGLPLMFDREFGFLNRLLVAPLTSRLSIVLSSFFYITILSFVQSIVIMVVSYTLGYGWPNLYGLGIVFTTLILLVLFVTSISLCLAFVLPGHIELIALIFVINLPLLFASTALAPISFMPNWLGWLASLNPLTFAIEPIRTAYTQTMNLELVALHAPYGDLTCKSCISILFSLTVFSLIIIRPLLNRKLN, encoded by the coding sequence ATGGAATTACAAAAATATAATTTATTTTTTTTATATCAAGAAACATTTGCCTTAACAAAGAGATTATTTATTCAATTAAAAAGAAGACCATCAACTCTTTTAGCTGGAATCTTACAACCTATAATTTGGCTTTTTTTATTTGGGGCATTATTCTCTAAAGCTCCTGAAGGTTTTTTACCAGGAGTTGATTCTTATGGGAATTTTTTAGGAGCAGGGCTTATTGTTTTTACTGCTTTTAGCGGAGCCCTAAATTCTGGTCTTCCTTTAATGTTTGATAGAGAGTTTGGATTCCTTAATAGATTACTTGTGGCTCCTTTAACCAGTAGATTATCTATAGTTTTATCTTCTTTTTTTTACATAACAATCCTGAGCTTTGTTCAGAGTATTGTCATAATGGTTGTTTCATACACTTTGGGATATGGATGGCCCAACTTATATGGTTTAGGAATTGTGTTTACAACACTAATTCTATTAGTTCTTTTTGTGACATCAATAAGTTTATGTTTAGCGTTTGTTTTGCCCGGACATATTGAATTAATCGCTCTTATATTTGTGATAAATTTACCTCTTCTTTTTGCAAGCACCGCCTTAGCTCCAATCTCTTTCATGCCAAATTGGCTTGGATGGTTAGCTTCATTAAATCCATTAACTTTTGCGATTGAACCTATTAGGACTGCTTATACACAAACTATGAATTTAGAATTAGTGGCTTTACATGCCCCATATGGTGATTTAACTTGTAAGAGTTGTATATCAATTTTATTTTCTTTAACAGTTTTTTCCTTGAT
- a CDS encoding ABC transporter ATP-binding protein, whose protein sequence is MNYIKVKGLSKSYSEIKALKNLSMEIEAGTLFGILGPNGAGKSTLIKILATLIEPDSGEVLINNINLIKNSRKIRELIGYVAQDIALDKILTGRELLDFQADLYHINKNKKFERINKLIDQLEMNDWIDRKCGNYSGGMKRRIDLAAGLLHLPQVLILDEPTVGLDIESRNIIWQLLKDLRNNGMTIILSSHYLDEIDKLADKLVIIDDGRVIAQGAPTELKNKLGGDRVTLKVREFSNQEEAKNICQILSSIDGISQIIINEAQGFSINFVADKEKDLLTKLKVELAFSKFEIFSLTQSQPSLDDVYLQATGKTLLDAEISMAGKRDLKKESKQSMR, encoded by the coding sequence ATGAATTATATAAAAGTTAAAGGGCTCTCAAAATCTTATTCAGAAATCAAGGCTTTAAAAAATTTATCAATGGAAATTGAAGCTGGAACATTATTCGGAATACTAGGTCCAAATGGTGCTGGCAAATCAACACTTATAAAAATACTCGCTACTTTAATAGAGCCTGATAGTGGAGAAGTTTTAATAAATAATATTAATCTGATAAAAAATTCAAGGAAAATTAGAGAATTAATTGGTTATGTTGCCCAGGACATTGCACTTGATAAAATATTAACTGGAAGAGAGCTTTTGGATTTTCAAGCAGATCTATATCACATCAACAAAAACAAAAAATTTGAAAGAATAAATAAATTAATAGATCAATTAGAAATGAATGATTGGATTGATCGTAAGTGCGGAAATTATTCAGGGGGAATGAAAAGAAGAATAGATCTTGCAGCTGGATTATTACATTTACCCCAAGTATTAATATTGGATGAACCTACAGTTGGTTTAGATATTGAAAGTAGAAATATCATATGGCAACTTTTGAAAGATTTGAGAAATAATGGAATGACTATTATTTTGAGCAGTCACTATCTTGATGAAATAGATAAATTGGCAGATAAATTAGTGATAATTGATGATGGAAGAGTTATAGCACAAGGGGCTCCTACGGAACTGAAAAATAAATTAGGAGGAGATAGAGTAACTTTGAAAGTAAGAGAATTTAGTAATCAGGAAGAAGCAAAAAATATATGCCAAATTTTATCTTCAATAGATGGAATTAGTCAGATTATCATAAATGAAGCTCAAGGTTTCTCGATAAATTTTGTAGCAGATAAGGAAAAAGATTTACTTACGAAGCTCAAAGTGGAATTGGCCTTTTCAAAGTTTGAAATTTTTTCTCTTACCCAAAGTCAGCCCAGCTTAGATGATGTATATCTTCAGGCAACGGGGAAAACATTATTGGATGCCGAAATTTCTATGGCAGGGAAAAGAGACCTTAAAAAAGAATCAAAGCAATCAATGCGATAA